From Granulicella sp. WH15, the proteins below share one genomic window:
- a CDS encoding cytochrome c maturation protein CcmE, translating into MPTPDNRSAKFIVASILIAAVVGWLAWTGVRDNKSYYVTISELQGMGNKAYVRHLRVAGNVAPGTIRQSGTNATFELLEQGKKLQVSYVGAEPPPDTFKDDAQALAIGTYGRDGVFHATQLQAKCASKYAPAAGAKPPTSAATVLPSKR; encoded by the coding sequence ATGCCGACTCCAGATAACCGCTCCGCCAAGTTCATCGTCGCCTCCATCCTCATCGCCGCAGTCGTGGGCTGGCTCGCATGGACCGGCGTACGCGATAACAAGAGCTACTACGTGACGATCTCGGAGTTGCAAGGCATGGGCAACAAGGCTTACGTCCGCCACCTGCGCGTGGCCGGCAATGTCGCTCCGGGAACTATCCGCCAGAGCGGCACCAATGCCACCTTCGAGTTGCTCGAGCAGGGCAAGAAGCTACAGGTGAGCTACGTTGGTGCAGAGCCGCCGCCGGACACCTTCAAGGACGATGCGCAGGCGCTCGCCATCGGAACGTATGGCCGCGACGGCGTCTTCCATGCCACGCAGCTTCAGGCCAAGTGCGCGTCGAAGTACGCTCCAGCAGCGGGAGCGAAGCCCCCGACCTCGGCTGCGACAGTTCTTCCCTCCAAGCGTTAG
- a CDS encoding energy transducer TonB, protein MRLETPASQRRTPSWGDPRWLVLSGTLHLLLIVVLVHSHGPRVAATDHPGDRFGHHILLTYSAGHAPAAEKAPIPHKQPPPPPAHAALSTPKPPPPAPAASSSTTAASTESGTSSDALGNGNVTVALVILHPPPQPDLSRLPSGTRGDVIVDVVIDASGRIVKTTMASGLGHGVDETVLATIQQWTFQPATRNGVPVPSEQELLFHYERG, encoded by the coding sequence ATGAGACTCGAAACACCAGCCAGCCAGCGCCGGACTCCCTCTTGGGGCGATCCTCGCTGGCTGGTCTTGTCTGGAACGCTTCATCTTCTGCTGATCGTAGTCCTCGTCCACAGTCACGGACCCCGCGTTGCTGCCACCGACCACCCCGGCGATCGCTTCGGCCATCACATCCTGCTCACCTACTCCGCGGGTCACGCACCTGCGGCGGAGAAGGCACCCATACCCCACAAGCAGCCTCCTCCCCCACCGGCACACGCCGCGCTCTCCACACCCAAACCGCCACCACCAGCCCCTGCGGCCTCGTCATCGACCACGGCCGCCAGTACCGAATCCGGCACCTCATCAGACGCGCTAGGAAACGGCAATGTCACAGTCGCTCTGGTCATCCTGCATCCCCCGCCACAGCCTGATCTCAGCCGTTTACCGTCGGGCACACGCGGCGATGTGATCGTTGACGTCGTGATCGACGCCAGTGGTCGGATCGTCAAGACGACCATGGCCAGCGGGCTGGGTCACGGCGTGGATGAGACGGTACTTGCGACGATCCAGCAATGGACCTTCCAGCCCGCAACCCGCAACGGCGTTCCCGTGCCCAGCGAACAGGAGTTGCTCTTCCACTACGAACGCGGCTAG
- a CDS encoding heme exporter protein CcmB, with product MNYLQLVLAHLRKDLQLEWRSRDALGGMLFFALLVVVVFSLAFDPTASMSRQIAGGILWVALLFASVTALNQAWNREQRNSVLDAQRMSPSAPSALFLGKSLSNMIFVTVVELVMAPLFTVFYNLHVLGESWLLLAVLPLGTWALVVNGTFFAALGLRTRNRELLLPLVLFPISLPALLAMVQATTAILTGDSDPGLWVKLLVGYDLIFTIICLLMFDVILNAE from the coding sequence GTGAACTATCTGCAACTGGTGCTGGCTCACCTGCGCAAAGACCTGCAACTGGAGTGGCGCTCCCGCGATGCGCTCGGCGGAATGTTATTCTTCGCGCTGCTGGTCGTGGTCGTCTTCTCGCTCGCCTTCGACCCCACCGCGTCCATGTCGCGCCAGATCGCGGGCGGCATCCTGTGGGTGGCGCTGCTCTTCGCCTCGGTCACGGCGCTCAATCAGGCCTGGAACCGCGAGCAGCGCAACAGCGTCCTCGACGCGCAGCGCATGTCGCCGTCGGCCCCGTCGGCACTCTTTCTAGGCAAGTCCCTCTCCAACATGATCTTCGTCACGGTGGTTGAGCTGGTGATGGCCCCGCTCTTCACCGTCTTCTATAACCTGCACGTTCTGGGAGAATCCTGGCTGCTGCTGGCCGTACTCCCTCTGGGCACGTGGGCGCTGGTCGTCAACGGCACCTTCTTCGCCGCGCTGGGGCTGCGCACGCGCAACCGCGAGTTGCTGCTGCCTCTGGTGCTCTTCCCCATCTCGCTGCCCGCGCTGCTGGCTATGGTGCAGGCCACCACGGCCATTCTGACCGGTGACTCCGACCCCGGCCTGTGGGTCAAGCTGCTGGTCGGCTACGACCTCATCTTCACCATCATCTGCCTGCTCATGTTCGACGTCATTTTGAACGCCGAATAG
- the thiC gene encoding phosphomethylpyrimidine synthase ThiC produces MRGRSMGMDGNGHHANGNGASVSNDYPVPVGRREWIIKRKAEAERTGDTNMSQMHFARKGLITEEMAYVAQREKISAELVRSEVAKGTMIIPANINHPELEPMAIGVESLCKINANIGNSALTSNVDEELRKLHTAVHYGADTVMDLSTGGDIPMIREQILRHSPVPIGTVPLYEALNRVKRLEDLNIDIYLEVIEEQAKQGVDYFTIHAGVLIEYIPLVAKRITGIVSRGGAIMAQWMTHHHKQNFLYTNFDRITEIMAKYDVSYSLGDGLRPGCLADASDEAQFAELKTLGELTRQAWKSDVQVMIEGPGHIPMDQIKLQVDKEVELCDGAPFYVLGPLVTDIAPGYDHITSAIGAAMIGWHGAAMLCYVTPKEHLGLPNEKDVKDGIIAYKIAAHAADVARHRPGARDRDDAISHARYTFDWDKQFALSLDPETARSMHDETLPDDYYKEAAFCSMCGPKFCSMNWSSKVDKFNETEFGLKKQDLTQIVTEQMALRG; encoded by the coding sequence ATGAGGGGTAGAAGCATGGGTATGGACGGCAACGGTCATCATGCAAACGGCAACGGGGCAAGTGTAAGCAACGACTACCCGGTGCCAGTGGGGCGGCGGGAGTGGATCATCAAGCGCAAGGCCGAGGCCGAGCGCACCGGCGACACCAACATGAGCCAGATGCACTTTGCGCGCAAGGGCCTCATTACCGAGGAGATGGCGTACGTCGCGCAGCGCGAGAAGATCTCGGCGGAGTTGGTGCGTAGCGAAGTGGCCAAGGGGACGATGATTATCCCGGCCAACATCAACCACCCCGAGCTGGAGCCGATGGCCATTGGCGTCGAGTCGCTCTGTAAGATCAATGCCAACATCGGCAACTCGGCCCTGACCTCGAACGTGGACGAGGAGTTGCGCAAGCTGCACACGGCCGTTCACTACGGCGCCGACACGGTGATGGACCTCTCGACCGGCGGCGATATCCCCATGATTCGCGAGCAGATTCTGCGCCACAGCCCGGTGCCCATCGGCACGGTGCCGCTCTACGAGGCGCTCAACCGCGTCAAGCGGCTTGAAGACCTGAACATCGACATCTACCTCGAGGTCATCGAGGAGCAGGCCAAGCAGGGCGTCGATTACTTCACCATCCACGCCGGTGTGCTCATCGAGTACATTCCGCTGGTGGCCAAGCGCATCACCGGCATCGTCAGCCGCGGCGGAGCCATTATGGCCCAGTGGATGACGCACCACCACAAGCAGAACTTCCTCTACACCAACTTCGACCGCATCACCGAGATCATGGCCAAGTACGACGTCAGCTACTCGCTGGGCGATGGCCTGCGTCCGGGCTGCCTGGCCGATGCTTCGGACGAGGCCCAGTTTGCCGAGCTGAAGACGCTGGGTGAGCTGACGCGTCAGGCCTGGAAGTCCGACGTACAGGTAATGATCGAAGGCCCCGGCCACATTCCGATGGACCAGATCAAGTTGCAGGTGGATAAGGAAGTCGAGCTGTGCGACGGCGCTCCGTTCTACGTGCTGGGGCCGCTGGTCACCGACATCGCTCCGGGGTACGACCACATCACCAGCGCCATCGGCGCGGCGATGATCGGCTGGCACGGCGCGGCGATGCTCTGCTACGTGACCCCCAAGGAGCACCTGGGGCTGCCCAACGAGAAGGACGTCAAGGACGGCATCATCGCCTACAAGATCGCGGCCCATGCGGCTGACGTGGCGCGGCATCGGCCCGGAGCACGCGACCGCGACGACGCCATCTCGCACGCGCGCTACACCTTCGACTGGGACAAGCAGTTTGCGCTCTCGCTCGACCCGGAGACGGCTCGTAGCATGCATGACGAGACTCTGCCGGACGACTACTACAAGGAAGCGGCTTTCTGCTCCATGTGCGGCCCGAAGTTCTGCTCCATGAACTGGTCGAGCAAGGTCGATAAGTTCAACGAGACGGAGTTCGGCCTGAAGAAGCAGGACCTGACCCAGATCGTCACAGAACAGATGGCGTTGCGCGGATAA
- a CDS encoding ABC transporter ATP-binding protein, giving the protein MPTLSTAPAVELEAVSKIYGSFAAIRNATLTLAQGSCTMVLGENGAGKSTMLRLIAGLIGPSRGTVKVFGTGIQQVRGSIGYMSHAPMLYDELSAMENLKYFAALHTAASSSCACTVSSEMALRAVGLDPHLPRPVGQYSQGMRQRTSLARVLQTDPELLLLDEPFSNLDVGSAHQMVELLADFRTWPVRGGGGRTIVLTTHLAQLADPIADSILTMRQGAVLSQEAVVPKRIPA; this is encoded by the coding sequence ATGCCGACTCTATCCACTGCACCCGCCGTCGAACTCGAAGCCGTCTCGAAGATCTACGGCAGCTTTGCCGCGATCCGCAACGCTACGCTGACGCTGGCGCAGGGCAGCTGCACGATGGTCCTGGGCGAGAACGGCGCGGGCAAGTCCACGATGCTGCGGCTGATCGCAGGGCTGATCGGCCCCAGTCGTGGCACGGTGAAGGTCTTCGGCACCGGCATCCAGCAGGTACGCGGGAGCATCGGCTACATGAGCCACGCGCCGATGCTCTACGACGAGCTTTCGGCCATGGAGAACCTGAAGTATTTCGCTGCGCTGCACACCGCAGCCTCCAGCTCCTGCGCCTGCACGGTCTCGTCGGAGATGGCGCTGCGCGCAGTCGGACTCGATCCCCATCTTCCCCGCCCCGTCGGCCAGTACTCGCAGGGGATGCGGCAACGGACCTCGCTGGCCCGCGTGCTCCAGACCGACCCCGAGCTGCTGCTGCTTGACGAGCCTTTCTCGAACCTCGACGTCGGCTCGGCTCACCAGATGGTCGAGCTGCTGGCCGACTTCCGCACCTGGCCGGTGCGTGGTGGCGGCGGCCGCACCATCGTGCTGACCACGCACCTCGCGCAGCTCGCCGACCCCATCGCGGACAGCATACTGACGATGCGGCAGGGCGCGGTGCTTTCGCAGGAGGCCGTGGTTCCGAAAAGGATTCCCGCATGA
- the ybaK gene encoding Cys-tRNA(Pro) deacylase: protein MKAPKIDKTNAARLLDSLGLPYELRPYEVDLEDLSATNVASKIGLPAEQVFKTLLTETNAGEHVFAVIPGDSELDLKKLAAAAGAKKIDLAPLKEVEPLTGYLRGAVTVLAAKKPFAAFADETIELHDVISISAGQRGLQLLVAPADYLKATAATLHDLTRGAA from the coding sequence ATGAAAGCCCCCAAAATAGATAAAACGAATGCCGCGCGGCTGCTCGATTCGCTCGGACTTCCCTACGAACTGCGCCCCTACGAGGTGGACCTCGAAGACCTCAGCGCCACCAACGTCGCCAGCAAGATCGGCCTGCCCGCCGAGCAGGTCTTCAAGACGCTGCTGACCGAGACCAACGCCGGAGAGCACGTCTTTGCAGTCATCCCCGGCGACTCCGAGCTGGACCTGAAGAAGCTGGCCGCCGCCGCTGGTGCGAAGAAGATCGACCTCGCCCCACTCAAGGAAGTGGAGCCGCTAACCGGCTATCTGCGCGGAGCCGTGACCGTGCTCGCGGCAAAGAAACCCTTTGCCGCCTTCGCCGACGAGACCATCGAGCTACACGACGTCATCTCCATCTCCGCCGGGCAACGCGGTCTGCAACTGCTGGTCGCGCCCGCCGACTACCTGAAAGCCACCGCCGCCACACTGCACGACCTGACCCGAGGCGCGGCGTGA
- a CDS encoding M20/M25/M40 family metallo-hydrolase, producing MKVGKLVLGAVAALLLPGFVKAEAQEALDAPTRQLSREIFKQLIEINTTDSVGNVTTAAEAMRQRLLDAGFAASDLVLDGPNARKKNLVVRFHGRKGSTLKPALIIVHLDVVEAKRGDWTLDPFTLTEKDGYFYGRGTQDIKCGDAAAVTAFIRMKREGFVPDRDLILALTADEEGGQSNGVDWLLTHRRELMDAGFVLNLDAGGLTTVAAKPVVLMVEATEKTYADFHVTASNRGGHSSLPRADNAIYQLAEALLKLKNSPFPLELNPVTRAELESYASVVNAQDAADMRAVLQPTPDVAALARLSANPEYNALLRTTCVATMLSGGHAPNALPGSAQANVNCRILPGHSGEETRQDLIRIFADPGLKVEYVTDSGMVMGTGPDRKSAAPPPLDSQVFAPLKATVARMWPGLQIMPTMEAGASDSIYTMALGLPSYGFNGMGVDRGDVRAHGRDERIGVESFYAGVEFEYLYLKALTSK from the coding sequence ATGAAGGTAGGTAAGTTGGTTCTGGGCGCGGTTGCCGCGCTGTTGCTGCCGGGTTTTGTTAAAGCAGAGGCTCAGGAGGCGCTTGATGCGCCCACGCGTCAGCTCTCACGAGAGATTTTCAAGCAGTTGATCGAGATCAACACGACAGACTCAGTGGGCAACGTAACTACCGCCGCCGAGGCCATGCGGCAGCGCCTGCTCGACGCGGGGTTTGCGGCTTCGGACCTCGTTCTCGACGGGCCGAACGCTCGCAAGAAGAACCTCGTTGTGCGTTTTCATGGGCGCAAGGGCAGCACGCTCAAGCCCGCGCTCATCATCGTGCATCTCGACGTCGTCGAGGCCAAACGCGGGGACTGGACGCTCGATCCCTTCACCCTGACCGAGAAGGACGGCTACTTTTACGGACGCGGCACGCAGGATATCAAGTGCGGCGACGCGGCGGCGGTGACGGCCTTTATCCGCATGAAGCGCGAGGGATTTGTGCCTGATCGTGATCTTATTCTCGCGTTGACGGCTGACGAGGAGGGCGGCCAGTCGAACGGCGTGGACTGGCTGCTGACCCACAGACGCGAGCTGATGGACGCTGGTTTTGTGTTGAATCTCGATGCTGGTGGACTTACGACGGTCGCGGCCAAGCCGGTGGTGTTGATGGTCGAGGCGACCGAGAAGACCTACGCCGACTTTCATGTGACGGCTTCCAATCGCGGTGGGCACAGCTCGCTGCCGCGTGCGGACAACGCGATTTATCAGCTTGCCGAGGCGCTGCTGAAGCTGAAGAACTCGCCCTTTCCACTGGAGCTGAACCCCGTCACTCGGGCCGAGCTGGAGAGCTACGCCAGCGTCGTGAACGCGCAGGATGCGGCCGATATGAGGGCCGTGCTCCAGCCCACACCGGATGTCGCCGCGCTCGCACGGCTCTCGGCCAACCCCGAGTACAACGCGCTGCTCCGCACGACCTGCGTGGCCACGATGCTCTCGGGCGGACACGCTCCCAACGCGCTGCCGGGGAGCGCGCAGGCTAACGTCAACTGCCGCATCCTGCCCGGTCACTCGGGGGAGGAGACGCGGCAGGATCTCATCCGCATCTTCGCCGATCCAGGCCTGAAGGTGGAGTACGTTACCGACTCCGGCATGGTCATGGGGACGGGGCCGGATCGCAAGTCGGCCGCGCCGCCTCCGCTCGATTCGCAGGTCTTTGCGCCGCTCAAAGCGACCGTCGCGCGGATGTGGCCGGGGTTGCAGATCATGCCCACGATGGAGGCGGGCGCGTCGGACTCCATCTACACCATGGCGCTGGGGCTGCCGAGCTACGGATTCAACGGCATGGGCGTCGATCGCGGCGATGTGCGGGCACATGGACGGGATGAACGCATCGGGGTCGAGTCGTTCTATGCCGGGGTGGAGTTCGAGTATTTGTACTTGAAGGCTCTTACGAGCAAGTAG